The window GATGATGTGGAAGACAGTGTGCGCCATACCGTAAGCATTATCCGCCGTCATCCGCTGATGCCCGATAATGTTGCCGTGCACGGCTTGGTGATTCATCCGGCCACCGGCAAACTGACCTTGGTGGTGGACGGCAAAACCGAATGTGCCATTACGCCCAAATAATACCCATCCATTCACCGAAGTAAACGAACAAGGCGAACCAACGCCGTTAGATTATTTTTATGAATGGGTATAACCCCATAAGGCCGTCTGAAACGGCTATGCAAACCCTGACGTAATATGAAAAAAATCGGACTTTTCGGCGGCACTTTCGACCCCGTCCACAACGGCCATATCCACATCGCCCGTGCTTTTGCCGATGAATTGGCGCTGGAGCTGGTGGTGTTTCTGCCGGCGGGCGACCCCTATCACAAAGACAGCACCCAAACGAGCGCGCGCCACCGCTTCGCCATGACCGAGCTGGTCATGGCTGCGGATGCACGTTTTGCCGTCAGCGATTGCGATATGGTGCGCGAGGGCGCAACCTACACGTTTGATACCGTGCAGATTTTCCGTCAGCAATTTCCCGGTGCGCAATTGTGGTGGTTGTTGGGGATGGATAGTTTGCTGCAATTGCACACTTGGAAAAAATGGCAGACCTTGGTGCAGCAAGTCAATATTGCGGTGGCTGCCCGCCAAGGCGAAAGCCTCAACCGGGCGCCGCGCGAATTGCACGGCTGGATTGGCGAAGCGCTGCAAAACGGCAGCCTCAGGCTCTTGAATGCGCCGATGTATGATGTCAGCTCCACCGCCATCCGCAACACACTGGCGGCAGGCGGCAGCGCCGATGAGTGGCTCGACCGCAGAGTGGCGCGCTATATCGGGCAGCAGCAGCTTTACCGAAAATGATGCCTGCCCATTTGATTAGCAGAAGTATTTCAGACGGCCTTGAATCAGCGCCGTGATAGCCTTATATTCAGATAACAAATTTAATCAACAGGATAATGAATGAACGAACAAGAACTGCAAGATTTGCAAAAAATGGTGGCCGTGGCCGTCAACGCTTTGGAAGATATTAAAGCCAAAGACATCACCGTATTGGAAACCCAGGAAAAAACCTCATTGTTTGCCCGCATGATTATTGCCAGCGGCGACAGCTCGCGCCAAGTGAAAGCGCTGGCCAACAATGTGGCGGTGGATTTGAAAGAAGCGGGTTTTGAAATTTTAAGCACCGAAGGCCAAGACAGCGGCGAATGGGCACTGGTGGATGCCGGCGATTTGGTGGTGCACGTGATGCTGCCGGCCGTGCGTGATTATTACGATATCGACACCTTGTGGGGCGGCGAGAAGCCTTCTTTCCATGCCGGCGCCGCCAAACCGTGGCATGCTGCCGACAATGCCTGATGCAGGTTAACCGGAATAAGCCGTGAAATATCAGGCCGTCTGAAACTGATTCAGACGGCCTGATGTTTTCAGTGTCATAGATATCCGCAAAAAATAATCGAATACCCATTCATAAAGGTTAAGCAAACAAGGCGGCGGGCCAACGCCGCTAGGTTGTTTTGTGAATGGGGATGACTTGCATGATCTCCTGCGGCCTTATCAGCTTATTTTTTTCTAAGATACCTGCCAACAGAAAGTCTGACCGTTATGAACATTACCGTATTGGCCGTCGGCACCAAAATGCCGCGCTGGGTCGATGAAGCCGTGGGCGAATATGCGAAACGATTCGGCCGCGATGTCAACTACAGCCTTAAAGAAATCAAACCCGAAAAACGCGGTGCCGGCGTGAATGCCGCGCAAGGCATGGCGGCGGAAGAAAAGCGCATTCTCGAAGCCGTGCCGCCGGGCGCGTTTTTGGTGGTGCTCGACGAGCGCGGCAAAGCGCCCACTTCGGTAGAATTGGCCGGGCAGTTGAAGCAATGGCAGCAAAACGGCGAAAACGTGTGCTTCGTCATCGGCGGTGCCGACGGCATGACCGACCATGTGAAGCAGCAGGCCCGCATGATGATGCGCTTGTCCAGCCTCACGCTGCCGCACGGCATGGTGCGCGTTTTGCTCACCGAGCAGCTTTACCGCGCCGTATCGATTTTGCACAACCATCCCTATCATCGTGAATAGGCCGTAAAGCTTGAGGTCGTCTGAACGCTTTCAGACGGCCTCAAGCTTTACGGTGCGGATTTAACGTTGCGCCTATTGAAAAGAAGTATTACCCATTCACAAAAGTAAGTTAACCAAGCGGCGAGCCGAAGACGGAAAAAGTCGTACGACGAGGCGCGCCAACGCCGTGAGATGATTTTTGTGAATGGGTATCAGCCGACAAAGCCGTGCAGATAGGCGAACCCATGCCGCCAGGTTGTTTTGACGACACACTAGGGTGTCCGGACAATTCGATTTACGGGTGTATTTTGCCCCTGAAAATGCATCTGCTGCGTTAAAAAGCCTCACAAGATGTCCAATCTTGCTGCGTTTTTTGCCTTGCATCTGCATTTCCAGGAACAAAAATCCCCTCATAAACGACACATCAGGACCCTAAGCCATCAAGCTGCCGGGGTGCAGTTTTTCACCAGAATATTGTCTACCGGAGTGGCCTCTTGGTTGACTTCCTGTTGCTCGTGGCGCACCAGAAAGCCATTGTCTTCCCGATAAAAGTCGGCGTTGTGCTGGTTGCTGATGGTCCAGGTGTAGTCGCCGCCGCTGAATGCGGTTAAATCTTCATTGCTCAGTTCGCCGTCGTAATCCATGGTAACGGTTTGGCCGTTGTAGCGGATTTGCGCAACCGCATGAGCCTCGCCCGCCACATAGCGCGCTTCGATGCTGCGGTCTTCATCGCAGCGGTAAGCCTGCCATCGGGCATCGTTAATCACCAGCTGGTGTTCGGCGGGTGCGATATCGTCGGGTGCGGCAGATGCGGCCGCTTCTTGAGGCGCCGAGGCTGTGCCGGCATGGTCTTGCGAAGCGGGCGAGCAGGCGGCCAGCGCCAACAGCGCAGCAACCGGCAGGAAAAAATGTGTGTTCATCATATTCTCATCATGATACGGTTGGTAACATGCGATACGATAACACAAAAATGCCGTTATGCCGCAACCGCCCGGCGCCGCGCAGTTTCTGCGTGGTCAAAACAATCTCTGCTATAATCGCGCATAAAACCCCGCTTCAGATATTAAAAGAACATGCCATGAGCCAAACCCCCTTACTTGATATTGTCGATCTGCCGCAAGATTTGCGCCGTTTGGAGAAAAAACAGCTGCCGCAATTGTCGGCGGAATTGCGCGCGTTTCTGCTGGATTCGGTCGGCAAAACCGGCGGCCATTTTGCCAGCAATCTCGGTGCTGTCGAGCTGACGGTGGCGCTGCATTATGTGTATCACACGCCGGAAGACAAATTGGTGTGGGATGTCGGCCACCAGAGCTATCCGCACAAAATTCTCACCGGCCGCAAAAACCGCATGAATACCATGCGCCAATACGGCGGCTTGGCGGGTTTCCCCAAACGCAGCGAGTCGGCCTACGATGCTTTTGGCGTGGGGCATTCTTCCACTTCTATCGGCGCGGCGCTGGGCATGGCCGTGGCCGACAAGCTGGCAGGCAACGGCCGCCGCAGCGTGGCGGTGATCGGCGATGGCGCGATGACGGCGGGGCAGGCGTTTGAAGCGCTCAATTGTGCAGGCGATACCGATGTGGATTTGCTGGTGATTCTCAACGACAACGAAATGTCGATTTCGCCCAATGTGGGCGCACTGCCGAAATACCTCGCACGCAATGTGGTGCGCGATATGCACGGCTTGCTCAGCAGCATCAAGGCGCAATCGAGCAAAGTGTTGGGCGCATTGCCCGGTGCGATGGAAATCGCCCAAAAAGTGGAACACAAAATCAAGAGCATGGCCAGCGAGAGCGAACACATCAAGCAATCGTTGTCGCTGTTTGAAAACTTTGGTTTTGCCTACACCGGCCCCGTCGACGGCCACGATGTCGAACATCTGGTCGACGTATTGCAAAATCTGCGGGCGAAAAAAGGGCCGCAGCTGCTGCACGTGATTACCAAAAAAGGGCAGGGCTACAAGCTGGCGGAAAACGACCCGGTCAAATACCACGCCGTATCAACGCTGGCGAAAGAGGGCGATGCACCGCCGGCACCCGTGCCGCCGCCCCGGCCGACCTACACGCAGATTTTCGGGCGCTGGTTGTGCGACCAGGCCGCTGCCGACAGCCGGCTGGTGGCGATTACCCCGGCCATGCGCGAAGGCAGCGGGCTGGTGGAATTCGAGCAGCAGTTTCCCGAGCGTTATTTCGATGTCGGCATTGCCGAGCAGCATGCCGTGACCTTTGCCGGCGGCCTGGCCTGCGAAGGCATGAAACCGGTGGTGGCGATTTATTCCACCTTTTTACAGCGCGGCTATGATCAGCTGGTGCACGATGTGGCGCTGCAAAACCTGCCGGTGCTGTTTGCCGTCGACCGTGCCGGCATTGTCGGCGCCGACGGCCCCACCCATGCCGGCGTGTATGATTTGAGCTTTTTGCGCTGCATTCCCAATATGGTGATTGCCGCACCCAGCGACGAGCAGGAATGCCGCCTGCTGCTTGCCACCTGTTATCAGCTGGATGCTCCCGCGGCGGTACGTTATCCGCGCGGTTCGGGAGCCGGCGCCGATGTTTCAGACGGCCTCGATACTGTGCCTGTGGGCAAAGGCGTATTGAAACGGCAGGGCGGGCAAACCGCGCTATTGGCCTTCGGCAGCATGGTGCAGCCCGCCCTGCAGGCCGCCGAAGTGCTGGATGCCAGCGTGGCTGATATGCGTTTTGTGAAGCCGCTTGATGAAGCGCTGATTATCGAATTGGCACACCGCCACGATTATCTGGTCACCCTCGAAGAAAACGCCGTGCAGGGCGGTGCGGGCAGCGCGGTGCTGGAAGTGTTGGCGCAACACAAAATCATGAAACCCGTGCTGGTGCTGGGTGTAGAAGATACCGTGACCGAACACGGCGACCCCAAACAGCTGATGACCGATTTGGGCTTGAGCGCCGATGCGGTGTTGGCGCAGATACAAAGCTGGTTGGCCGGCTAGGGTATCCTAGCGTGCTGATTGATAAGGTAAAGGCCGTCTGAAAGGTATCATTGCTTTTCAGACGGCCTTTGTATGATTATGTGCAGTTTCGCAGTATCATAGCGCATTCACACCCCCATAAGCACGGCAGCCATGATCAGCATTTTCGATATTTTCAAAATCGGCCTCGGCCCCTCCAGCTCACACACCGTCGGGCCGATGAAAGCCGCCGCTGCCTTTTCAGACGGCCTCAGGCACAGCGGCCTGCTCGGCGATACCGCGCGGATTGTGGCCGAAACCTACGGCTCGCTGGCGCTGACCGGCCAAGGCCACGGCACGTTTGATGCGCTGTTGCTCGGGCTGGAAGGCAGCCTGCCGCACGATGTGCCGTTGGCTGATATTCCCGCACGTCTGGCACGCATCCGCGAGCGGCACGAACTGTATGTACACGGGTGTACTTTGGCCTTCGACTCCGCCGCCGATTTGCGCATACACGGCGATGAAGTGCTGCCGAAACACCCCAACGGCCTGCGTTTCTGCGCGTACGATGCAGACGGCCTCGAATTGCGTGCACAGGTTTATTATTCGGTAGGCGGTGGTTTTGTGGTTACCGAAGAAGCGTTCGGGCAGGAAAACGACACCGCCGCGCCCGTGCCTTACCCGTTTGCCAGCGCGGCAGAATTGTTGGCGCAGTGCCGCACCGAGCAGCTCAATATCTGCGAAGTGGTGCTGGCCAACGAAATGGCCTTGAGCGGGGAAAGTGAAGCCCAAGTGCGCCAGCGCGTGGCGGCGGTGGCGGCTGCGATGGAAAGCTGTATCAAGCGCGGCCTGGGGGCAGACGGCGAATTGCCCGGCGGGCTGAACGTGCGCCGTCGTGCGCCGCAATTAGCCGCCAAATTGAAGGTATTGCGCGAAACCGAGATTGTGAACACGCAATTGTGGCCGATGGTGTATGCGATGGCGGTCAACGAGGAAAACGCTGCCGGCGGCCGCGTGGTTACCGCACCGACCAACGGCGCGGCGGGCATTATTCCGGCGGTGCTGCATTATTACCGCAAGTTCAATCCGCACGCTTCGCAGGCGCGGGTAGAAAATTTTCTGCTCACCGCCGGCGCCATCGGCATTCTGTATAAAACCAATGCCTCGATTTCGGGAGCAGATGTGGGCTGTCAGGGTGAGGTGGGCGTGGCCTGCTCGATGGCCGCCGGCGCCTATGCCGAAGCCATCGGCGGCACGCCGGCGCAAGTGGAAAACGCCGCCGAAATGGCGATGGAACACCATTTGGGTCTGACCTGCGACCCTGTGGGCGGGCTGGTGCAGATTCCCTGTATCGAGCGCAACGGCATCGCCGCCGAAAAAGCGCTCAAACTCGGCGCGCTGGCGTTGCTGGAAGACGGCACCGGTAAAAAAGTATCGCTGGATATGGTGATTCAAACCATGCTGCAAACCGGCCGCGACATGAAGTCCACCTACAAAGAAACCTCGTTGGCGGGGCTGGCGGTGACGTTAAAACAAAAAGCAGTGCCGGTGTCGGTGCGGGTGGTGGAATGTTGAGGGTTTGCCCGCGCCCATCCATCGCATTATCTGACTGCATGGGTGTGCTTAAATCAATCAGGCCGCCGTCTGTTTGTGTGTTAACCAGCGGTTGGCCAGCAGCGCACCGGTCACACACACCGCCATCGGCATCAGAAAAGCGCCGGATACGCGGGTCAGCTCCAACACGAATACCAGCGCGGTAAGCGGCATTTTCTGCGACACGGCCAAAAAAGCCGCTGCGCCCACCAGCGCGGCGGCTTCAACCGATAAGGGCGGCAGCATATGGTTCCAGCCGAATGCGCATGCCAGCGCCAGCATGCCGCCCAGCATCATCGAGGGCGTAATCAGACCGCCGTAGGCACCTGCCGCCAATGCCAGCAATACCACCAGCCATTTCACGGCAAACAGCGTTAAGCTGCTCTGCCCGTCGAGCAGGCCGGCAAAACCCAGTTGGTTGCCGGCCTTGCCGTTACCCAGTACCGCCGGAAAATAGACTGCCAGCAAACCGATCAGCAAAAAAGCAGCCACCGCCACCAGTATGATTTTCGGATCGTCACGCCGCATCAGCGGCAGCGGCGCGACAGTTTTGCGAAACAGTGCCACCACGGCGCCGATCAGCGGCCCCATCAGCAGCGCCCAGCCGATAAGCGCGGTATTCACAGAGGCATCGATCAGATGGTATTGCACCAAATCGCCCATGCCCCAGCGCGATACTGCCGTGGCCACCACAGAAGTGAGCAAGGCTGCCGCCACCGCAGTCGGCGACCATACGCACAATAAGGTTTCCAGCGTAAACACTGCCGCCGCCAGCGGCACGTTGTACACCGCCGCCAAACCCGCGCCGGAAGCGCAGGCAATCAACAGGCGGGCTTCGGTTTCGCTCATGCCGAGGCGGCGCACCCACGCAGAAGCGAAGGCGGCGCTCATTTCCCGCGGCGCCACTTCACGCCCCATCGGCGAGCCCAGCCCCACGGTAACGATTTGCAGCAGCGAATGGCACACCGTGGTCAAAAAAGGCAGACCTTGGCGGGGTTTGTCGAGCGCCGCTTTAATCGATACCAACGGCGCACCGCGCCGTTTGATGAGATACCAGCCCACGCCCACCAGCAGCCCGCAAAGTGCCAAAGCAGCCACCCGGCGCCACGGCGGCGCATGCTCCACGCCCAGCCGGAACGGAATTTCTCCGGCACCTGTCAAGCCATAGCCGTAGGCATGGTGCTGGATAAAATGCAGCAGCCACGACAATCCGATACCGGCCAAACCGGCAATGATACCGATGGCAACCAGGGAAAACAGTAAACGCGGTGTGAATTTCATAAATTATGATGACCGGCAACGGTGCGGCAGCCGGCATGGCTTATATGCCGGTGTGGCCGGCGGCAGCGGGATAAAGCGCCGTCAAAACCTGAAAACCGTTGTATGCGTGTCTTAAGCAGAGAGAAAACGCACATTATACCCCAGGCCGTCTGAAAATAATGATGGTGGACAGCGCAATGAAGCAAACCTGCGGTTTGCCGCCCTCTCCCCAACCCTCCCCCGCAGGGGAGGGAGCCAGGGTGTCCTGACCATTCAGAATGATTCAGATTTTTTTGTGATAAAAGCACAGATGCCAGGCAAAAAACGCAGCAAGATTGGACATCTTGTGAGGCTTTTTAACGCAGCAGATGCGTTTTCAGGGCAAAAAACACCCGGAAATCGAATGGTCAGAACACCCTGACAATCGCTTGCAGATATGTGCAGGCCGTCTGAATAGCTGTGATGTTGTTGTTTTGGATGAACGGGCAAGATTAACCGTTGCCGGCTTCGACTTCGGCTGGCGGTGAAGCTGCCAGCAGCGGGCGGATGCAGGAAAGCACCCGGTCCTGCATTTGGTTGTTATCGGTGTGGTCGTCGGTCCACCAGTGCAGAGTCAGGGTTTCGCCGCCGCTGATGCCGGTGAGGGCGATTTCGGGCTGATAAACAAAGGGGGCGCATTCGCGGCTGAGTTTGTCGAGAATTTGCGCTTTGAGCCTGTCGGCATCGGTATCGGCGGGCAGGGTGAGCGTGGCGCTGAGGCGGTGGCGGCCGTTGCGGGTGTTGACCGTTACCGGCGAAGTAAACAGCTGCGCGTTGGGAATCACAATCCGCCGCCCGTCGTAGGTGCGCAGGGTGGTGGCACGGATTTCGATGGTTTCCACCGTGCCCTCGAAGCTGCCGTTGATGATGCGGTCGCCGATTTTAAACGGCTCGTTGAGCAGCAGCAAAATGCCGGACAGCAGGTTTTGGAAAATATCTTTAAACGCAAAGCCGACCGCCACCGAGCCGATGCCCAGCGCGCTCACCAGCTGGCCGGGGGTAAAGCCGGGCACGGCCACCATCATGGCAATCAAAAAGCCGGCGAACACAATCAGCGCCGCGCCGATGCGCTGCAAAACCAACAGCAGGTTGTAGCGGTTGGCCATCCGCCGCGACAGCAGGCGTGCGGCCAGCTTTTTAAACAGCCGCGAGGCGAGCCAAAACACGATAAACAGCAGCAGCGCCAACACCAGATAAGGCACGCGCTGCCAAAACGCATCAATCATGCCGTGCACGCTTTTCATCATGCCGGCATAATGGCTGAGGCTGGTTTGGGTGTGTTCGGCAAGGGCGGAAACGGAACGGTTCATGATGTGTGGTTTTGATGTGCGGTTTTCAGACGGCCTATACAGATGCAGAGGCGCTGTGTTATTGTCAAAGCCTATTCTAACATCAAACAATCAGCCGATGACACACATCCTTTCCCTGCACACGCCAGCGTTTGCGCAACTGCCCGAATCGTTTTACCGCCGTGTATCGCCCGAACCGCTGAACCAACCTTATTGGGTGGCGCAAAACCACACTTTGGCCGCCGAAATCGGCATGCCGTCTGAAATGTTTTCAGACGGCATGTTGGCTTATTTGAGCGGCAGTGCGGCACATTATGACCCTGCGCCGATAGCTTCTGTGTACAGCGGCCACCAGTTCGGCGTGTATGTGCGCCAGCTCGGCGACGGCCGCGCCATGCTGTTGGGCGATTGGTTCGATCCGGCAGGCGGGCGCTGGGAGTGGCAGCTTAAAGGCGCGGGCAAAACGCCGTATTCGCGCTTTGCCGACGGCCGCGCCGTGTTGCGCTCGTCGATTCGCGAATATTTGTGTTCTGAAGCCATGCACGGCCTCGGCATCCCCACCACGCGCGCGCTGGCGCTGGCCGGCAGCGATGATGCGGTGTATCGCGAAGAAGCGGAAACCGCCGCCGTGGTGACCCGCGTGGCGCCGAGTTTTATCCGCTTCGGCCACTTCGAATACCTCTATCACAACGGCCGCCACGAGCAGATTGCCACGCTGGCCGATTTTCTGATCGAGCATCATTTTCCCGACTGCCGCCAAGCCGAAAACCCTTATTTTGCGCTGTTTCAGCAGATTTCGCAGCGCACGGCCGATTTGGTGGCGGCCTGGCAGAGCGTGGGCTTCTGCCACGGCGTGCTCAACACCGACAATATGTCGGTGCTGGGGCTGACCATCGATTACGGCCCCTTCGGCTTTCTTGATGCCT of the Uruburuella testudinis genome contains:
- a CDS encoding protein adenylyltransferase SelO — its product is MTHILSLHTPAFAQLPESFYRRVSPEPLNQPYWVAQNHTLAAEIGMPSEMFSDGMLAYLSGSAAHYDPAPIASVYSGHQFGVYVRQLGDGRAMLLGDWFDPAGGRWEWQLKGAGKTPYSRFADGRAVLRSSIREYLCSEAMHGLGIPTTRALALAGSDDAVYREEAETAAVVTRVAPSFIRFGHFEYLYHNGRHEQIATLADFLIEHHFPDCRQAENPYFALFQQISQRTADLVAAWQSVGFCHGVLNTDNMSVLGLTIDYGPFGFLDAYDRRHICNHSDTGGRYAYNEQPYVVHWNLSRLASCLLPLVSESALIDELERFPDLFQTAYANKMRAKLGLQTEQKGDDELIADMFTALQSRKIDFTLYFRHLADVGNRHDDPLPEALMALFHGPTESFIAWIGRYRGRLRAENSDPAARKMQMHAVNPLYVLRNYLLEQAIAQAKNGDYREIERLHRCLQNPFAEQKAFADFAEAAPDWAAQICVSCSS
- a CDS encoding L-serine ammonia-lyase, with translation MISIFDIFKIGLGPSSSHTVGPMKAAAAFSDGLRHSGLLGDTARIVAETYGSLALTGQGHGTFDALLLGLEGSLPHDVPLADIPARLARIRERHELYVHGCTLAFDSAADLRIHGDEVLPKHPNGLRFCAYDADGLELRAQVYYSVGGGFVVTEEAFGQENDTAAPVPYPFASAAELLAQCRTEQLNICEVVLANEMALSGESEAQVRQRVAAVAAAMESCIKRGLGADGELPGGLNVRRRAPQLAAKLKVLRETEIVNTQLWPMVYAMAVNEENAAGGRVVTAPTNGAAGIIPAVLHYYRKFNPHASQARVENFLLTAGAIGILYKTNASISGADVGCQGEVGVACSMAAGAYAEAIGGTPAQVENAAEMAMEHHLGLTCDPVGGLVQIPCIERNGIAAEKALKLGALALLEDGTGKKVSLDMVIQTMLQTGRDMKSTYKETSLAGLAVTLKQKAVPVSVRVVEC
- a CDS encoding chloride channel protein, yielding MKFTPRLLFSLVAIGIIAGLAGIGLSWLLHFIQHHAYGYGLTGAGEIPFRLGVEHAPPWRRVAALALCGLLVGVGWYLIKRRGAPLVSIKAALDKPRQGLPFLTTVCHSLLQIVTVGLGSPMGREVAPREMSAAFASAWVRRLGMSETEARLLIACASGAGLAAVYNVPLAAAVFTLETLLCVWSPTAVAAALLTSVVATAVSRWGMGDLVQYHLIDASVNTALIGWALLMGPLIGAVVALFRKTVAPLPLMRRDDPKIILVAVAAFLLIGLLAVYFPAVLGNGKAGNQLGFAGLLDGQSSLTLFAVKWLVVLLALAAGAYGGLITPSMMLGGMLALACAFGWNHMLPPLSVEAAALVGAAAFLAVSQKMPLTALVFVLELTRVSGAFLMPMAVCVTGALLANRWLTHKQTAA
- the nadD gene encoding nicotinate-nucleotide adenylyltransferase, encoding MKKIGLFGGTFDPVHNGHIHIARAFADELALELVVFLPAGDPYHKDSTQTSARHRFAMTELVMAADARFAVSDCDMVREGATYTFDTVQIFRQQFPGAQLWWLLGMDSLLQLHTWKKWQTLVQQVNIAVAARQGESLNRAPRELHGWIGEALQNGSLRLLNAPMYDVSSTAIRNTLAAGGSADEWLDRRVARYIGQQQLYRK
- a CDS encoding mechanosensitive ion channel family protein; its protein translation is MNRSVSALAEHTQTSLSHYAGMMKSVHGMIDAFWQRVPYLVLALLLFIVFWLASRLFKKLAARLLSRRMANRYNLLLVLQRIGAALIVFAGFLIAMMVAVPGFTPGQLVSALGIGSVAVGFAFKDIFQNLLSGILLLLNEPFKIGDRIINGSFEGTVETIEIRATTLRTYDGRRIVIPNAQLFTSPVTVNTRNGRHRLSATLTLPADTDADRLKAQILDKLSRECAPFVYQPEIALTGISGGETLTLHWWTDDHTDNNQMQDRVLSCIRPLLAASPPAEVEAGNG
- the dxs gene encoding 1-deoxy-D-xylulose-5-phosphate synthase; protein product: MSQTPLLDIVDLPQDLRRLEKKQLPQLSAELRAFLLDSVGKTGGHFASNLGAVELTVALHYVYHTPEDKLVWDVGHQSYPHKILTGRKNRMNTMRQYGGLAGFPKRSESAYDAFGVGHSSTSIGAALGMAVADKLAGNGRRSVAVIGDGAMTAGQAFEALNCAGDTDVDLLVILNDNEMSISPNVGALPKYLARNVVRDMHGLLSSIKAQSSKVLGALPGAMEIAQKVEHKIKSMASESEHIKQSLSLFENFGFAYTGPVDGHDVEHLVDVLQNLRAKKGPQLLHVITKKGQGYKLAENDPVKYHAVSTLAKEGDAPPAPVPPPRPTYTQIFGRWLCDQAAADSRLVAITPAMREGSGLVEFEQQFPERYFDVGIAEQHAVTFAGGLACEGMKPVVAIYSTFLQRGYDQLVHDVALQNLPVLFAVDRAGIVGADGPTHAGVYDLSFLRCIPNMVIAAPSDEQECRLLLATCYQLDAPAAVRYPRGSGAGADVSDGLDTVPVGKGVLKRQGGQTALLAFGSMVQPALQAAEVLDASVADMRFVKPLDEALIIELAHRHDYLVTLEENAVQGGAGSAVLEVLAQHKIMKPVLVLGVEDTVTEHGDPKQLMTDLGLSADAVLAQIQSWLAG
- the rsfS gene encoding ribosome silencing factor, with amino-acid sequence MNEQELQDLQKMVAVAVNALEDIKAKDITVLETQEKTSLFARMIIASGDSSRQVKALANNVAVDLKEAGFEILSTEGQDSGEWALVDAGDLVVHVMLPAVRDYYDIDTLWGGEKPSFHAGAAKPWHAADNA
- the rlmH gene encoding 23S rRNA (pseudouridine(1915)-N(3))-methyltransferase RlmH, whose product is MNITVLAVGTKMPRWVDEAVGEYAKRFGRDVNYSLKEIKPEKRGAGVNAAQGMAAEEKRILEAVPPGAFLVVLDERGKAPTSVELAGQLKQWQQNGENVCFVIGGADGMTDHVKQQARMMMRLSSLTLPHGMVRVLLTEQLYRAVSILHNHPYHRE